Proteins from one Microcoleus sp. bin38.metabat.b11b12b14.051 genomic window:
- the cydB gene encoding cytochrome d ubiquinol oxidase subunit II, which yields MQALEHFLPQVWFVVLGIFLLLYVMLDGFDLGVGILSLTADDEERRGILMTSLGNVWDANETWLVLMGGALFGAFPLAYGTILTALYIPICMMLFGLIFRAVAFEFREHSNRKKFWNYAFGAGSFLASLAQGFALGAVLEGIAVDEAGHFVGTTWDWLDWRSILVALTLVQGYVLIGSTYLIMKTDGELQTTHYRTAKIAAVTTLIGAVLITIATPVFYETTRTRLFDKPLVYVFVAIPLLGVLFVGMLLKSLTNKEERTPFVWTILIFLLSFIGLGLIVFPYIIPTQITIYQAAASPSALVFMIVFIGFLIPIMIFYNIYNYVVFRGKVAGGYHGE from the coding sequence ATGCAAGCTTTAGAGCATTTTCTCCCGCAAGTTTGGTTTGTGGTTTTAGGCATTTTTCTGTTGCTGTACGTCATGCTAGACGGTTTTGACTTGGGAGTCGGAATTTTGTCTCTGACTGCTGATGATGAGGAACGCCGGGGCATTTTGATGACGAGTCTGGGCAATGTTTGGGATGCGAACGAAACTTGGCTGGTTTTGATGGGAGGCGCTCTGTTTGGCGCATTTCCCCTCGCTTACGGCACGATTTTAACTGCGCTGTACATTCCGATTTGTATGATGCTTTTCGGTTTGATATTTCGGGCTGTGGCGTTTGAGTTTCGCGAGCATTCTAATCGGAAAAAATTCTGGAATTATGCTTTTGGTGCTGGCAGTTTTTTGGCGTCTTTAGCTCAAGGATTCGCTCTCGGGGCGGTGCTTGAAGGTATTGCGGTTGATGAAGCTGGTCATTTTGTCGGTACTACTTGGGATTGGCTGGATTGGCGATCGATCTTGGTGGCTTTGACGCTGGTTCAAGGCTATGTTTTGATCGGTTCCACTTATCTGATCATGAAGACTGACGGTGAATTGCAAACAACTCACTATCGCACGGCTAAAATTGCGGCGGTGACGACGTTAATCGGAGCGGTTTTAATTACGATCGCCACTCCGGTTTTTTACGAAACTACGCGGACGAGGTTGTTTGATAAACCGCTAGTTTATGTGTTTGTGGCGATTCCTTTGCTGGGAGTGCTGTTTGTGGGAATGCTGCTAAAAAGTCTCACGAATAAAGAAGAACGGACGCCGTTTGTGTGGACAATTCTGATTTTTTTGCTCAGTTTTATCGGCTTGGGATTGATTGTTTTTCCATACATCATCCCGACACAAATCACGATTTACCAAGCCGCAGCTTCTCCGAGCGCGCTGGTGTTTATGATTGTGTTCATTGGCTTTCTGATCCCGATTATGATTTTTTACAACATCTACAATTATGTTGTATTTCGGGGTAAAGTCGCTGGCGGATATCACGGAGAATAA